CAGCTAAAGGAACTCCGAGCCGAGTCTCAGAGACTGTTGCGAGGTAGCATCGGAACTCACTAATTAGCGGTTTTAGTTATTTGAAAGGTTTAACttacacaataaaaaaattgtgtcCTTTCTGTTTAGAAACCAGGGATGCAGCTTTTAAATCTGTTCCCCTTGTTCAAAAGCCTATATCTTCAGTGTTAGAAAAAATTCGGCAAAGGAAGTTAGAGGTTTCAAAAAAGTGAGTGATCTGTCAATGTAGCTTTTACTTGGATTTCTCTGTTTGATGTTTATTGACATTAAGCATTGATCTTTTCTTCCGCTATATTTCTGGTGGCAGATGTGTCAAATCCAGCAAAacttcttttattgatgatatatatgaTGATGAGGATATTTTAAGAGAGGTTGTGGTTGAGGCTGGCTCTGAAATTGCTCACAAAGATGGTAGAGGAGATGGGGTCCCAAGAGCTGCGAGTAAGACAGCTATTCGCTGTCCTGCTGATGTAGAGAGTGGCTTAGGTGTCTTCTCTACTGATGCATCTAAAAATACTGTACATCCATCAAGTCATGAAGTTATCCCCACTCAGATGGTGAGTTCCGTTTTGTCATGTAGTCTTGATTCCTCTTTTACTGAAGattctaaatatatatgatgataATTTCTCAATTTACATTTCAACCTTGGCGAGGATTGAATTCTGGGCAGTATATTGTGATGACCGTGTAAGCTAAAGGCTTTTGGTACTTCAGAAATGCTGTTGCCTCACCCATAAGGCCATAATAACCCCTTTGTTCTTATGGGTTATAAAACTAGTGATACTTGTTTACTTTGTTATGGAAGTCAATTAGCAGCATTTTGGCAACTGGAAAAATGCTATATCTATTATAAATCACAAACTCCCTTAAATTAGGCACCATAgctacattttatttttatttcaatgtcAAACAAAATCCATTCTTGAGATTTACTGTTATTCATTTACTGCAGGCTGCAGATGAGGAACCAAATCAAGCATTTCGAGCTCCTATCGATGATACTCaggtttattttctttatctcttttctataattaatttatgcCTAATTTTGGGACTTCCCAGTCCTCCACCGGACTGTTTGTCAAATATAGTTTCTTGTTTATTGCACAATGAAGCACCTCTTTGCTGATTCCCAAACAAGCAACTCCAAAGATGAGCTCCCAGATGAGAAACCTGACAGTCCTCTTGAAGAAGTTCTGGCACCATCGTCACTTGCTATGAACTTGAAGCTTGATTCTGTTCTCCCTGATGACGTGTAAGTGTtcttgaatttttctttaattttatattgctTTTGCAGTTACACAAAGCAACATCATTGACTTTATGTGGATTCATGATTTATAGAATTGTTACACCATCTTTGATAGAATATCTTTGTGGGACCTTGATTGTTTTGTGCTTCTGCAGATATAACTGTGTTTCTCTGGAACCAACAGCTGTTATGatcaaaatattttccttaactgtatatttttatttgtatctagAACTAATATCTTTTCTTGCAACTATCAACTCTTAGCCTTGAGAACGAAAGTAGGCATATTTTGGGGCTAGTTTAAATTGTTAGATCTGAGCACTAATAGGATATTGTTGGTCATGGATTGAGGTACATGCTGTTATCTCATGTTCATCTAGTTGAAATATGTAATCATTTAAACATTTACTTGGTATCTTCAAGAAGTCAAATGTTCCATTCTGAAATTTGAACTATTAGATATCATTAATGGCATAGCTGATTCACTATCTTCTGCAGTTCTGATGAAGAGGATAATTACAAAGAGAACATTGATCCTTCTCTAGAAAAATTGGATGATTTATCTTTGTCTCCAAATGGTGACCCTGTTAAAGCATTTGTTGATGATGAagctgaggaagaagatgacAGTGACAATGACCTATTGCGTTTTGAAGAtaatgaagaagatgaggatATTGATGATGTTGAAGAACTTGAGGATATGATAGCAACTGAATATAGAGAAAAACCAATTGACACTGAAAGGCGTAGTGAACTCCATCAAAAGTGGCTTGAGCAACGGGATGAAGCTGGAACGGAAAAACTTTTGCAGAGATTTAAATGTGGTTcaaaagaaattgaaacatCTTTGgtggaagaagaagaggaaagtgAAGAAGACAATGAGGAGTTTGGTGATGAAGGTAGTGAAGATGTGACTCCATCAAATGTTGTGCGAATGAATCtaagaaaaataaaggaaatgatTCCTCAAATGTTTACAGACAAGGATGATTTATACATATCTGATGATGAAGAAACTGAAAAAAGCGCAGTTAAGCTGGCCCTCTCCGAGAAGTTGGTGAGTTTTCAgcaatttgtgaaattttattttttttaatttttatttttgaatattttgtttaCTGAATTGAATATACTGCTGTCCATATTTTTACATGACTAAATACAATTTAAGCTTTTATTCTCAACTTGAATGTTACATTTACAAGACTATCTGACTGGAATGATATCTAACAGGGAGAGCAGGCTCCATTTTTGTCACCAGCAGAGGATAAAGACTCCAAAGAAGTTTTTGGTCTCATAAAAAGGCTGAATGTTGTCCCTGACTCAAGGAGAAGGGTAAAAACATCAGGTAGTAGCAGTAATATCCTTACCTCATTTTTAGTCATACTGGTTACCTTTATGTCATCAAGTTCAGTTGTTTTGTAGAACATATGGCTCTCTGAATCATTGTTATTCATTTTCCTGCAGCCCTTTCTGATATGCGGCTTATAGGACACAAGGCAGTGTCGTCAAAGGTAACTAGTTTGAATAGATGGATGCAGCATACAAAATTTGGTTACTTTCTACTATTAGGCTCAAATAAAGTTATAATAAGACTCAGTATGTTGAGtgcaaattttcaaataacACCATTTTTAACTGGTTTTAGCCTCAAGGTGCATCAAGCACTTTGCACTCTCCATGTTTGTCCCGTCCATGATAGTGTGCTCGTTCCTTATCATCTTCCTGTTCCAATAAGCCCCATAATACAAATTTTGTGTCCAGTGGAAATCTTTTGTTTTATGTTACACAGTTATCAGTTGGCATCAAGTTGAATTCCTTATTGTCTTTGCTGTCCTTCATTTGCTAACTGCCCATTTAGTAGAAATTAATAAGCCTTTATTCTGTTTAATCATATGGTAAGACCTACTCGCATGGTTCTTTTAATATACAtttctctatataaaccattataATATTGGAATTTTTTCGAGTCATATCACTGCCATTTGAAACAAAGGATTTAGAGTTATTTGATGCCACTAACAGTAATTTTGCCATTGGAAATTGTTTCAGCCATCTTTCCTGGGTCGAGGAGCAAGACATTCTTGTCCATTACCTAAGAAGCATGGCTCAAGCATGGTGCGCTCTTTTATCTTTGAACGAGATGATAGCAATAGCAAGACTACAGTCTCAGAAGGTTCTTCAGAAACGGTAGGCTCTGTTAAAAAGCACAGGAAGCTGACAAATTTTCTAGTTTCTTTTATTCTACTTCCAGTTGTAGTTGTGTTGACTTAGAAACGTTTTAATGCTGAAATGCTAAATGTCCTTGTCTAAATATCATTTGTTTGGTTTCTGAAATGCAGACTCAGGGGGGGAATCAACCTACAAAAACTGCCGCAACTAGACTTTATAATTCACAAATTAAATCTAGTACTCGAAAAACAAATGCTGCAGAACAAACAAGTTCAGGCACTGCATTATTTGAGATATTGAAACGTTCTTCATTGCAGTCCAGCCAGTGCACTCGGCACAGTGTGGCTACTCACACTGAATCAGTATTGGCTACGTTCAGATTGCAGAAGCCGATAAAGAAAGAGCCTAATTTGTCTATAAGAACTCTTTAAGGTTCTTTGCCCATAAAAGTGTtcatattatgtttaatttagaTATCTTATAGTCAAGTAATGCGTCTGCTGAACTGTTTAAAACTATGTTGAATCTTCCTCttcctttaaaaaaacaaaaaatttataaaatccaTTATATTGCTTTTGAATagttatttgaattgatatttgtgattttttaaaaataataatgcaataactataattttgtattgttttattaatattatttttaataaattgtataaaaaattaaatttccaatATAATATGCCAGATGCAACAATTTCAGTATTTTAGGTTTTGTTGCTGGTTAAGACGGAAATATTTTGCTgacttttgaaatatttatcaaaaactCCACGTGTCGCTTAAATATGGGCTTGGTTATAAATCAGTGATTAATCTACTGTCTAAATGGTTTCCCCTTTCCAAAAGCACACTGTTGATAACTTAATAGTAGTTTCGCTCGAAAAACCAGAGGCTCTTGCCCTAATTCAACGTACAGACCCGAGTCAAAACCTCACAGTTCTGCTCCGATTCTTCAAATCTAACATAGATTCCAGCTTAAAATTCCTTATCCAGATCCATAATTTGCTAAGATCTACAACTCACAATGGAGCAACACTGAATCCAAATTCCTGAAGCTTCTTTTTCAAATGGCAATTCCTGATAAAGGCAAGTTGTTTTTGCTctgttttctctttattttcgCTTCTCCACGTTGTAATAAAATTCTTGTCAGCTCAATTCAACACCAAAATGAACCCCAGAATACTGCAAGTCAAACTGAACTTAATTTAAGTCAACAAGATTTGTTATTACATAGACTTGAAGAGGTAGTGAGAGACCTTAGTGAAATAGTTGCTAAATTAGAATCTAAACTATTGGAGTCTTCTAAAGTTTCATCTCTTGATGAGAAGCAGCGTCTCGAGAATTTACGATGTGCTCTTCAAGAAAAAGATGTTATTAATCAAAGAAAATACGATAATCTAAGATCGTATGAAGATGTTAATGAAGAGGATAAGATTCGAGGTGGAGGTAGGGCCAAAGCGGTTTCAGTTACAAAGTATAGCCCATTTTGGTCTGAGAGGTTTCAGTTTGTTTCAGCTGTGAAATTGGAATCTGATCCCACTTGTATTAACATCTTGCCATTTCGTGATTACGAAGGTCATAGCAAATATATAGCTGTTGGTGATCATAAAGGGAGGGTTTATGTGTTTTTGAGAAATGGGGATATATCAGTTGAGTTTTATACCATGTGTGATTCACCCATTACTGCCATGGTCTCGTATTTATCTGTTTATAAGAATGAGAGTGTCGTAGTCACAGGGCATCAAAATGGTGTGATCCTGATCCATAGGGTTTATGAGAGGTCAAATGGAGAAGATTGGAGTTCACTTGTAATGGAAAATGTTGGTAAATTTTTGGTGGCTGATAATGGTGGGGAACGTTCGTCTATAACCATATTGGAAGTGCATCATGTTGGGAGAATGAGGTATATACTGTCCACAGATTTTGGTGGAAAGATTGTGGtcttcaaagaaaatggaatgATTCATGGTTCTGCAATGCCAACAAGTAAGCCACTTGTGTTCTTGAAGCAAAGACTTCTATTTCTGACACAGAGTGGTGCAGGATCTTTGGATTTGAGATCCATGAAAGTTAGGGAATCTGAATGTGAAGGATCAAATCATTCTCTTGCACGCAATTATGTTTTTGATGCAACAGAGAGGTCAAAAGCTTATGGATTTACATCAGAGGGGGATATGATTCATGTATTGCTTTTGGGGGATCTGATGAACTTCAAATGCAGGGTTAGATCCAAGAGAAAGTTTAACATGGATGAGCCAGTTGCTTTTCAAGCAATTAAGGGTTATTTACTTATtgttaataaagaaaaagtttttgTGTATAATGTTTCAACTCAGCATTATGTGAGGAGTGGTGGGCCTCGACTGCTTTTCTCAGCTGGTTTGGATGAGATCAGATCATCATTTCTGAATTATCAATCAATGGATGTGGATGTGGATGCTGAGAAAAGAAGGGTGATACCCTTAATAGCTAGTGACCGTGAGAAGCTTCTTGTTCTCGGCCTTGGAGGAGGGTATGTGGGAGTTTATCGCTCTAAACTTCCAGTTTTCAAAGGAGAATCCAATGCAATGCAGTGGACGAGTCCTGTGTTATTCTTTATACTTTTCTTGTTTGGAGCATGGCACTTTTTTGCTAAGAAGAAAGAAGTGCTTACTTCTTCATGGGGACCAGATGACCCTTTTACCTCTGCGTCTGCCACAGCTGGAGCTTCAATAGGCTCAAGCTCTGGAGACAGATCATTTGTAGATTCTTCTTCAAGAAGTGCTGATATAATGGATTTGAGGACTGGTAGTCTGAGGGGGCCATCAAGGAGATACCCCTCTCCGTCACGATATCCTGGTGGATCAACAAGTTCCTATAGGCCGAATTCTGCTGATCCCAACCCTAGGCCTCCTGTCGATCCCACTTATAGATCAGGTTCAGATCTAAAGTTCAGGGGCTCAACACTGGAACCTGCAGGGTTTCCTAAAAGAAGAGAGACTCTATATGTAAACAATCAAGGTGTGAATGATAGTAATTGATGACTGGTGAAATTGCTTTGAACCTTTTTTGGGTAAGATTTCTCTAACTTTTACCCGCATGTATCAAGAGTACATTTTAGATTTTCTTAAATTGTTCATTTGGCATTTTGAACCTCTTGAACTGCAATGTTGTAACTTAAGTTTCTAGTTCAAAGggaataatgaaaaattttactaGTATATCCTTTGCATTCTTTGCTATTTTCCTCCAGCAATAGATTATACGAATCAA
This is a stretch of genomic DNA from Mangifera indica cultivar Alphonso chromosome 11, CATAS_Mindica_2.1, whole genome shotgun sequence. It encodes these proteins:
- the LOC123229034 gene encoding uncharacterized protein LOC123229034; translation: MHRQIATTVMENSDDFECFPPLEAPSSPVPERKLKRLKKAKTLLHNSPKFETLDPDGSNTLDFEQEKLETLDFGKSIETLDSKKSTIQDVQEEEHETLDYEKSTSQDLEESNSGSHSGSESFEKENGLDSDADSLGIQEDVSGAKRTLDFDSVSEEYDGRRQDQFDVMEMEKDKESEDLKVEDLEKKRLHSDAFGNKKDKKKRVKTVDDDGKPKSAVFSKRTVKKRKEQLKELRAESQRLLRETRDAAFKSVPLVQKPISSVLEKIRQRKLEVSKKCVKSSKTSFIDDIYDDEDILREVVVEAGSEIAHKDGRGDGVPRAASKTAIRCPADVESGLGVFSTDASKNTVHPSSHEVIPTQMAADEEPNQAFRAPIDDTQHLFADSQTSNSKDELPDEKPDSPLEEVLAPSSLAMNLKLDSVLPDDVSDEEDNYKENIDPSLEKLDDLSLSPNGDPVKAFVDDEAEEEDDSDNDLLRFEDNEEDEDIDDVEELEDMIATEYREKPIDTERRSELHQKWLEQRDEAGTEKLLQRFKCGSKEIETSLVEEEEESEEDNEEFGDEGSEDVTPSNVVRMNLRKIKEMIPQMFTDKDDLYISDDEETEKSAVKLALSEKLGEQAPFLSPAEDKDSKEVFGLIKRLNVVPDSRRRVKTSALSDMRLIGHKAVSSKPSFLGRGARHSCPLPKKHGSSMVRSFIFERDDSNSKTTVSEGSSETTQGGNQPTKTAATRLYNSQIKSSTRKTNAAEQTSSGTALFEILKRSSLQSSQCTRHSVATHTESVLATFRLQKPIKKEPNLSIRTL
- the LOC123230050 gene encoding uncharacterized membrane protein At1g75140, translated to MAIPDKGKLFLLCFLFIFASPRCNKILVSSIQHQNEPQNTASQTELNLSQQDLLLHRLEEVVRDLSEIVAKLESKLLESSKVSSLDEKQRLENLRCALQEKDVINQRKYDNLRSYEDVNEEDKIRGGGRAKAVSVTKYSPFWSERFQFVSAVKLESDPTCINILPFRDYEGHSKYIAVGDHKGRVYVFLRNGDISVEFYTMCDSPITAMVSYLSVYKNESVVVTGHQNGVILIHRVYERSNGEDWSSLVMENVGKFLVADNGGERSSITILEVHHVGRMRYILSTDFGGKIVVFKENGMIHGSAMPTSKPLVFLKQRLLFLTQSGAGSLDLRSMKVRESECEGSNHSLARNYVFDATERSKAYGFTSEGDMIHVLLLGDLMNFKCRVRSKRKFNMDEPVAFQAIKGYLLIVNKEKVFVYNVSTQHYVRSGGPRLLFSAGLDEIRSSFLNYQSMDVDVDAEKRRVIPLIASDREKLLVLGLGGGYVGVYRSKLPVFKGESNAMQWTSPVLFFILFLFGAWHFFAKKKEVLTSSWGPDDPFTSASATAGASIGSSSGDRSFVDSSSRSADIMDLRTGSLRGPSRRYPSPSRYPGGSTSSYRPNSADPNPRPPVDPTYRSGSDLKFRGSTLEPAGFPKRRETLYVNNQGVNDSN